Proteins encoded within one genomic window of Acidobacteriota bacterium:
- a CDS encoding type I restriction endonuclease: MITPESDLEASLVTKLRDLKYEYRPDIRDRATLEANFREKFESLNRVRLTDGEFQRLLDEIITPDVYEAARSLRNREAFTRADGTPLNYTLVNIKDWCKNHFEVVNQLRINTDNSHHRYDVMLLINGVPVVQIELKTLGISPRRAMEQIVDYKNDPGNGYTRTLLCYVQLFIVSNRTDTWYFANNNGRHFAFDADERFLPIYQCAAEDNTKITHLDDFADRFLAKCTLGQTISKYMVLIASEQKLLMMR; this comes from the coding sequence CCGAAAGCGATCTTGAAGCGTCCCTTGTCACGAAGTTACGGGATCTCAAATACGAATATCGCCCCGACATCCGAGATCGAGCAACGCTGGAAGCAAACTTCAGGGAAAAGTTCGAATCCCTGAATCGTGTCAGACTCACCGACGGTGAGTTCCAGCGACTACTCGATGAGATCATCACACCCGACGTTTACGAAGCCGCACGCTCTCTCCGGAACCGGGAAGCGTTCACCCGTGCCGACGGCACGCCGCTCAATTACACCCTCGTTAACATCAAGGACTGGTGTAAAAACCACTTCGAAGTCGTCAATCAGCTCCGCATCAATACGGACAACAGCCATCACCGCTACGACGTCATGCTGCTCATCAACGGCGTCCCCGTCGTTCAGATCGAACTAAAGACGCTCGGGATCAGCCCCCGGCGGGCGATGGAGCAGATCGTCGACTACAAGAACGACCCCGGTAACGGATACACCAGGACGCTTCTCTGCTACGTCCAGCTCTTCATCGTCAGCAACCGCACCGACACGTGGTACTTCGCCAACAACAATGGGCGGCACTTCGCCTTCGACGCGGACGAGCGGTTCCTTCCGATCTACCAGTGCGCGGCCGAGGACAACACGAAGATCACCCACCTGGACGACTTCGCCGATCGATTCCTCGCCAAGTGCACGCTTGGCCAGACGATCAGCAAGTACATGGTCCTCATCGCGAGCGAGCAGAAGCTCCTGATGATGCGC